Proteins from a single region of Verrucomicrobiia bacterium:
- the pgm gene encoding phosphoglucomutase (alpha-D-glucose-1,6-bisphosphate-dependent) — MPLSPLAGKPAPKELLVDLRRLERDYYERKPAMQDPNQRVSFGTSGHRGSSLNGTFTESHILAIAQAICDYRRRHGITGPLFMGKDTHALSSPAQRTALEVLAGNAVETFIQPGDGVTPTPVISRAIVVHNRGRKSGLADGIVITPSHNPPEDGGFKYNPPNGGPAESDVTRWVQERANDLLRKANDQVIRIPFTKAIKEATTHEEDFILPYVRDLRNVVDMEAIRAAGLKLGVDPLGGAALPYWEPINSVYNLEIQVVNPKLDPTFSFMTVDHDGKIRMDCSSPYAMARLVALKDEYRVAFANDPDSDRHGIVTPAAGLMNPNHFLAVAIGYLLSERPDWSAKASVGKTVVTSSLIDRVTKRLGHAVCEVPVGFKWFAPGLFDGSLCFGGEESAGASFLRRDGTVWTTDKDGPIMDLLAAEITARTGKDPGEHFQQLTAEVGYPYYTRIDAAATPEQKARLERLSPEAVRESELSGEPILAKLTRAPGNNAPIGGLKVMTANGWFAARPSGTENIYKIYAESFRDQNHLESIVIQAKEIVNNALGGGGTDAKVTEAFSPGETPA, encoded by the coding sequence ATGCCTCTCTCACCACTTGCAGGCAAACCGGCTCCCAAGGAATTGCTGGTGGATTTAAGGCGGCTGGAACGCGATTACTATGAACGCAAGCCGGCGATGCAGGACCCCAACCAGCGGGTAAGCTTCGGCACCAGCGGCCATCGCGGCTCCTCATTGAATGGAACCTTTACCGAATCCCATATCCTGGCGATTGCCCAGGCCATCTGCGATTACCGGCGCAGACACGGCATTACCGGGCCACTCTTTATGGGCAAAGATACTCATGCGCTCTCGAGCCCCGCCCAACGCACGGCGCTGGAGGTTTTGGCGGGAAATGCCGTAGAAACTTTCATCCAGCCAGGCGACGGAGTCACTCCTACACCCGTTATTTCCAGGGCAATCGTTGTCCACAATCGTGGGCGCAAAAGCGGGCTTGCCGATGGGATTGTCATTACCCCTTCGCATAATCCGCCTGAAGACGGGGGTTTCAAATACAATCCCCCCAACGGCGGCCCCGCCGAAAGCGACGTGACCCGGTGGGTTCAGGAGCGGGCCAACGATTTGCTGCGAAAGGCCAATGACCAGGTGATTCGCATCCCTTTCACCAAGGCAATCAAAGAGGCAACGACGCATGAGGAGGATTTCATTCTGCCTTACGTTCGGGACCTGCGGAATGTGGTGGATATGGAAGCGATCCGCGCTGCCGGCCTGAAGCTTGGAGTGGACCCCCTGGGCGGGGCGGCCTTGCCCTATTGGGAGCCCATCAACTCGGTCTATAACCTGGAAATCCAGGTCGTCAATCCGAAGCTTGACCCGACTTTCTCTTTTATGACGGTGGACCACGATGGCAAAATCCGCATGGATTGCTCGAGCCCTTACGCGATGGCCCGATTGGTCGCTCTCAAAGACGAATACCGGGTCGCTTTTGCTAATGATCCGGATTCCGACCGCCATGGCATTGTCACGCCTGCGGCGGGGCTGATGAATCCGAACCATTTCCTTGCGGTGGCAATCGGGTACCTGTTGTCCGAACGCCCGGATTGGTCGGCCAAAGCGTCAGTGGGCAAAACGGTCGTCACCAGCAGCCTGATCGACCGGGTCACGAAGAGGCTCGGCCATGCAGTCTGCGAAGTGCCGGTGGGTTTCAAATGGTTTGCGCCGGGGCTCTTCGATGGCTCGCTCTGCTTCGGGGGCGAGGAAAGCGCCGGGGCAAGCTTCCTGCGGCGCGACGGCACGGTTTGGACCACCGATAAAGACGGCCCGATTATGGACTTGCTCGCTGCGGAAATCACTGCTCGCACCGGCAAGGACCCCGGTGAGCATTTCCAGCAACTAACGGCGGAGGTCGGATACCCATACTACACGCGCATTGATGCGGCCGCTACGCCTGAACAAAAGGCGCGGCTGGAAAGGCTTTCCCCGGAAGCGGTCCGGGAATCTGAATTGTCAGGAGAGCCGATTCTTGCAAAGCTGACTCGCGCTCCGGGCAATAACGCGCCAATCGGCGGTTTAAAGGTCATGACGGCCAACGGCTGGTTCGCGGCGCGGCCCTCCGGCACGGAAAATATCTACAAGATTTATGCGGAGAGTTTTCGAGACCAGAATCATCTCGAAAGCATCGTCATCCAAGCGAAGGAAATCGTAAATAATGCTTTGGGCGGGGGCGGGACTGATGCAAAAGTAACGGAGGCGTTCTCGCCAGGCGAGACGCCCGCCTAG
- a CDS encoding histidine phosphatase family protein, translated as MSELLSTVYLVRHGETAWSLTGQHTGLTDLPLTERGRANAARLGARLRALKLAKVLVSPLQRALQTCELAGLQPEAQIEPDLVEWNYGRYEGRTTAEIRALQPDWQLFRDGCPEGESPAQIGARADRVVTLLRRLPGDCLVFSSRHFLAVLAARWLEMAPANGRFFPLSTASLSVLGYNHSPTEPVIELWNDDHHLEN; from the coding sequence ATGAGCGAACTGCTTTCCACGGTTTATCTTGTCCGTCACGGGGAAACCGCCTGGAGCCTCACAGGCCAGCATACCGGCTTGACCGACTTGCCCCTGACAGAGCGCGGGAGGGCTAATGCCGCGCGGCTCGGGGCGAGATTGAGAGCGCTGAAACTGGCAAAGGTGCTTGTCAGCCCGCTGCAGCGTGCCCTTCAGACCTGCGAACTCGCCGGATTGCAACCAGAGGCGCAAATCGAGCCGGACCTTGTCGAATGGAATTACGGTAGATATGAAGGGCGCACCACGGCCGAGATTCGCGCTCTACAGCCAGATTGGCAACTCTTCCGCGATGGCTGTCCCGAGGGTGAATCCCCGGCTCAAATCGGGGCGCGCGCAGACCGGGTTGTGACCCTTTTGCGCCGGCTGCCCGGCGACTGTTTGGTGTTTTCGAGCAGGCACTTTCTCGCAGTGCTGGCGGCGCGCTGGCTCGAAATGGCTCCGGCTAACGGACGATTCTTCCCATTGAGCACGGCGAGTCTGAGCGTCTTGGGCTATAACCACAGCCCGACGGAACCGGTGATCGAGTTGTGGAACGACGACCATCACCTCGAGAATTAA
- a CDS encoding anthranilate synthase component I family protein, which translates to MKPLLIEIPDAPGLEAMAAPLANEPGLVLFRSAMMDSAQVRYSFLAARPFLTFRSFGSRIEIRGSSCSAGGGIWAPGPLCRYGNPWRVLEELMPRYEMIEQIDLPFPLGGCFGYWGYDLKNFIEPKLPRRAFNDLELPDCHLGFYDSLVAFDHCLGKAWIVSTGLGPDGSRTSVRARSQVQFWQQRLSQRVLQDCPQGKSPESQALWRSGSNRSLQRFQDASAVFSNLSQAEFMALVARAQTYIRAGDIYQVNLAQRLCVPWPGSGWDLFERLTAVSPAPFSAYLCCGDFSVASSSPELFLRASGSHVCTRPIKGTRPRSAEPARDAQLGYELQTSAKELAELVMITDLLRNDLGRVCEFGSIEVLELARLERYPQVQHLVSTIEGRLRSDLGHFGVLSACFPGGSITGAPKFRAMEIIDELEAVSRGPYTGALGYIGFNRESQLSIGIRTAICKPGVSYFHAGAGIVADSSPLAEYEETLAKARGFIEAVGAGHVGFRVSLIPGL; encoded by the coding sequence GTGAAACCGTTGCTCATCGAGATTCCGGATGCCCCTGGCCTGGAGGCCATGGCAGCGCCGCTCGCGAACGAACCAGGTCTTGTTCTATTTCGCAGCGCGATGATGGACTCGGCTCAGGTGCGCTACTCGTTTCTGGCCGCACGGCCCTTCCTGACATTCAGGTCTTTCGGCTCTCGAATCGAAATCCGCGGTTCATCCTGCTCTGCAGGCGGGGGCATTTGGGCTCCCGGCCCGCTCTGCCGCTACGGCAATCCCTGGAGGGTTCTCGAGGAGTTAATGCCGCGTTATGAAATGATCGAACAGATCGATCTGCCTTTTCCGCTCGGCGGCTGTTTTGGCTATTGGGGCTATGACCTGAAGAATTTCATCGAGCCCAAACTCCCACGCCGGGCTTTCAACGATCTCGAGTTGCCGGATTGCCACCTTGGCTTTTATGACAGCCTGGTTGCGTTCGACCATTGCCTCGGAAAGGCCTGGATTGTCTCGACTGGGCTCGGTCCCGACGGTTCGAGAACGTCCGTTCGGGCGCGGAGTCAGGTCCAATTTTGGCAGCAGCGCCTTTCCCAGCGTGTCCTGCAGGATTGTCCACAAGGTAAATCGCCAGAATCACAGGCTTTATGGCGTTCTGGTTCGAATCGGTCGCTGCAGCGCTTCCAGGATGCATCAGCCGTGTTCTCGAACTTGTCGCAAGCCGAATTCATGGCGCTGGTGGCCCGGGCACAAACGTATATCCGGGCCGGTGATATTTATCAGGTCAATCTGGCGCAGCGACTCTGTGTTCCATGGCCAGGTTCGGGATGGGATTTATTTGAGCGCCTGACGGCTGTATCTCCAGCCCCGTTCTCTGCCTACCTGTGCTGCGGCGACTTTTCTGTCGCTTCCTCATCGCCGGAGTTATTTCTGCGCGCCAGCGGCTCGCATGTCTGTACTCGGCCTATCAAGGGAACACGCCCGCGCTCAGCCGAACCGGCGCGGGATGCGCAGCTTGGCTATGAATTACAAACCAGCGCCAAGGAACTGGCCGAGTTGGTGATGATCACGGACCTGCTTCGCAACGATTTGGGGAGGGTTTGTGAGTTCGGGTCGATCGAGGTTCTCGAACTTGCCCGCCTCGAGCGCTATCCGCAGGTTCAGCATTTGGTCTCCACCATCGAGGGCCGTTTGAGGAGCGATCTCGGCCACTTTGGGGTTTTGTCGGCCTGTTTTCCGGGTGGCAGCATTACAGGCGCTCCGAAATTTCGCGCCATGGAGATCATCGATGAGCTGGAAGCGGTCTCGCGCGGCCCTTATACGGGAGCACTGGGCTACATTGGATTCAATCGCGAGAGCCAATTGAGTATCGGCATTCGCACCGCGATCTGCAAACCAGGCGTCTCTTATTTCCATGCCGGCGCTGGGATCGTCGCTGATTCGTCGCCTCTGGCCGAGTACGAAGAGACCCTGGCCAAAGCGCGCGGATTTATTGAGGCGGTGGGCGCCGGTCATGTCGGATTTCGCGTCTCATTAATACCGGGGCTTTAG
- a CDS encoding pitrilysin family protein, whose product MYRITQLSKGLRVATAEMPQMVGVSVGLWVGIGSRYEPEELNGVCHFIEHLLFKGTKKRSAREISEAVEGVGGYLNAFTGEETTCFHARACHPRFEGVLEVLTDMLLHSRFAPVEITKEREVIKEEMAMYLDEPQHLVQELLNATLWPGQPLGRPITGTEKTLDAMTRNDLVSYLRQNYVGANTLAVAAGRVTHRQAVRAIGRLASQLPSRPMPAFRPAQNSQHAPRVHLHTKETEQAQIALGIRTCSRHDERRYALRLLNTLLGENMSSRLFQVVREDHGLAYSIYSTPSFFHDTGDLVISAGLDTENLRRTLKLIGREMRRLADSPPGRAELRRAREYVLGQIDLGQESTDSQMNWVAEQLLAYGKVLSPAAIKQRLGRVSAEEIRAVARDFFRPERFNLAIVSPLKSDRRLVEDLERAIQ is encoded by the coding sequence TTGTATCGGATTACTCAACTGAGCAAGGGTCTGCGGGTGGCGACGGCCGAGATGCCCCAAATGGTGGGGGTGAGCGTGGGCCTATGGGTGGGTATTGGTTCTCGTTATGAACCCGAGGAGTTGAATGGGGTCTGTCATTTTATCGAGCATCTTCTGTTTAAAGGGACAAAGAAACGCTCTGCGCGCGAGATTTCTGAAGCGGTCGAAGGGGTTGGCGGGTATTTGAACGCGTTCACCGGAGAAGAGACCACCTGTTTTCATGCGCGCGCCTGCCATCCACGCTTCGAGGGAGTGCTCGAAGTGCTGACCGATATGCTGTTGCATTCCCGTTTTGCGCCGGTCGAGATCACCAAAGAACGCGAGGTGATCAAGGAAGAGATGGCAATGTATCTGGACGAACCGCAACACCTCGTTCAGGAATTGCTCAATGCGACGCTGTGGCCCGGCCAACCGTTGGGACGCCCAATCACTGGGACTGAAAAGACTCTCGATGCGATGACGCGCAACGATCTGGTCAGCTATTTGCGCCAAAATTATGTGGGGGCCAATACGCTGGCTGTTGCAGCGGGAAGGGTGACGCACCGCCAGGCTGTTCGTGCCATTGGGCGCCTGGCTTCGCAGTTGCCTTCGCGGCCAATGCCGGCCTTTCGCCCTGCGCAAAACTCTCAGCATGCCCCCCGGGTTCACCTGCATACCAAAGAGACCGAACAGGCCCAAATAGCGCTGGGCATCCGGACCTGTTCGAGGCATGACGAGCGGCGCTATGCGTTGCGCCTGCTCAATACTCTGCTCGGGGAGAACATGAGTTCGCGCTTGTTCCAGGTAGTGCGCGAGGACCACGGGCTGGCCTACTCGATTTACAGCACCCCCAGCTTTTTCCACGACACGGGTGACTTGGTCATCTCGGCCGGTCTGGACACGGAGAATCTCCGGCGAACCCTTAAGCTGATAGGACGCGAGATGCGGCGGTTGGCGGACTCGCCACCGGGCCGCGCCGAACTGAGGCGCGCGCGAGAATATGTTCTGGGGCAGATTGACCTGGGACAGGAGAGCACCGATAGCCAAATGAACTGGGTGGCAGAGCAACTGCTGGCATACGGCAAAGTCTTGTCTCCTGCGGCAATCAAGCAACGTCTGGGCCGAGTCAGCGCAGAAGAAATTCGCGCGGTTGCCCGTGACTTCTTCCGGCCCGAGCGTTTCAATCTGGCGATTGTGAGCCCGCTGAAATCCGACCGCCGTCTGGTAGAGGACCTTGAGCGGGCAATCCAGTGA
- a CDS encoding DUF554 family protein has translation MIHWMFGTILNVGGILVGGAVGLVRRKPLPTPAESYLQLVLAVFTVFSGLRLTWLSLGGTPFEIFKEILILVFALMLGKLTGRLLGLQQLSNRLGRQARERLVAARPDDPERASEGFKACAALFCAAPLGILGAVQDGLTLSQYFYPLAIKAVIDGVASIGFVSLFGWGVLMAALPVLAFQGTISLVCLRYLEPLLSAHNLLESVNAVGGLLVFCVALVMLGLKRVQLADYLPSLLFAPLLTSLWR, from the coding sequence ATGATCCACTGGATGTTCGGAACGATTCTCAATGTGGGCGGGATTTTGGTTGGCGGGGCAGTGGGATTAGTGCGCCGCAAACCGCTTCCTACGCCCGCCGAATCGTACCTCCAGCTTGTGCTGGCCGTTTTCACCGTTTTCTCTGGCCTGCGGCTCACGTGGTTGAGCCTGGGCGGGACTCCGTTTGAAATCTTCAAGGAGATTCTGATCCTGGTCTTCGCGCTCATGCTGGGCAAATTGACCGGGCGCCTTTTGGGTTTGCAGCAACTCTCCAATCGCCTCGGGCGCCAGGCGCGCGAGCGGTTGGTGGCCGCCCGGCCAGACGACCCGGAGCGCGCGAGCGAGGGTTTCAAGGCCTGTGCCGCGCTATTTTGCGCGGCGCCCCTGGGTATCCTGGGGGCCGTCCAGGACGGTTTGACCCTATCGCAGTACTTTTACCCGCTGGCAATCAAGGCAGTCATTGATGGTGTAGCAAGTATTGGCTTTGTATCGCTTTTCGGATGGGGTGTTTTGATGGCGGCCCTTCCGGTGCTGGCGTTCCAGGGGACAATTAGCCTGGTTTGCCTTCGGTACCTCGAGCCGTTGTTGAGCGCGCACAACCTGCTCGAGTCAGTTAACGCCGTGGGCGGGCTCCTGGTGTTTTGTGTGGCGCTGGTCATGCTCGGCCTCAAGCGCGTCCAATTGGCCGATTATTTGCCCAGCCTGCTATTTGCCCCTTTGCTCACCAGCCTTTGGCGTTGA